A stretch of bacterium DNA encodes these proteins:
- a CDS encoding histidinol-phosphatase — protein MSSEIRELLQAATHAAYEAGKLTLRYYQTASLDVIAKPDASPVTIADRSAEEWLRAFISKEFPDHGILGEEFGETIGSGRYRWILDPIDGTKSFIHGVPFYGTMVAIEDVQKKDAIVGVIHFPALGEILSAATNEGATINGRRVKARTTEYLAEATLLTTDMKSSHQGDYAPILQTLIKETKIVRTWGDCYGHALVACGRADIMVDPKLNLWDIAALKPIIEESGAVIFDRNGVTSMYIDNAIACGPALQKEIWTKLNISHA, from the coding sequence ATGTCTTCCGAAATCCGTGAGTTGCTTCAGGCGGCTACACATGCCGCGTATGAAGCAGGAAAACTCACACTGCGTTATTATCAGACAGCCTCCTTGGATGTGATCGCCAAGCCGGACGCCTCGCCCGTCACGATCGCCGACCGTTCTGCGGAGGAATGGTTGCGCGCATTCATCAGTAAAGAATTTCCGGATCATGGGATTTTGGGAGAAGAATTCGGCGAAACTATCGGTAGCGGCCGGTATCGCTGGATATTGGATCCTATTGACGGCACCAAATCATTTATTCACGGTGTACCTTTTTACGGGACAATGGTTGCTATCGAAGATGTGCAAAAAAAAGATGCCATCGTCGGTGTGATACATTTTCCGGCACTGGGCGAAATCCTTTCCGCGGCTACTAATGAAGGTGCCACTATCAACGGTCGCAGAGTCAAAGCGCGCACAACGGAATATCTGGCTGAAGCGACGCTTCTCACTACGGATATGAAAAGTTCTCACCAAGGAGACTACGCACCCATTCTTCAAACACTCATCAAAGAAACTAAAATCGTTCGCACGTGGGGCGATTGTTATGGGCATGCTTTGGTGGCGTGCGGTCGGGCCGATATTATGGTGGACCCTAAGCTCAATCTTTGGGATATCGCCGCACTCAAACCGATCATCGAAGAATCCGGCGCTGTGATTTTTGATCGAAATGGCGTTACGTCTATGTATATTGACAACGCGATTGCGTGCGGACCGGCGCTCCAAAAGGAAATATGGACGAAACTGAATATATCCCATGCGTAA
- a CDS encoding PFL family protein: MSFEIQEILETIRMTEVEHFDIRTTTMGISLRDCGRGNAPATIQAIYDKICRYAERHVATAREVEQKYGIAIANKRISITPASIACDGFTRSEFVQLAKKLDEAAERVGVDFLAGFSALVQKGFTKGDRALIESIPEAIGSTKRVCSSINVGSTKAGINMDAIIAVSKVIKDLAQVTASEGAIGCAKFVVFCNAVEDNPFVAGAFHGVTEAECTINVGISGPGVVLHAIKQAPDADLGELSEIIKRMTFKITRAGELIGREVARQQNIDFGIVDLSLAPTPAPGDSIADILVAMGLEDVGACGTTAALAMLNDAVKKGGLMASSYVGGLSGAFIPVSEDQGMIAAVEKGNLSLEKLEAMTCVCSVGLDMVAVPGDTTWETIAGLIADESAIGMINSKTTAVRIIPVPGKKVGESVDYGGLLGKAPIMPIRNLSPKKFIGRGGRIPAPTVALSN, encoded by the coding sequence ATGTCATTTGAAATTCAAGAAATTTTAGAAACCATCCGCATGACGGAGGTAGAGCATTTTGATATTCGCACGACGACGATGGGTATCAGTTTACGGGATTGCGGACGCGGCAATGCGCCGGCGACGATCCAGGCGATCTACGATAAAATCTGTCGTTACGCGGAGCGTCATGTAGCGACGGCGCGTGAGGTCGAACAAAAATACGGGATAGCCATTGCCAATAAACGTATTTCCATCACACCGGCATCCATTGCTTGTGACGGATTTACGCGCAGTGAATTTGTTCAGTTGGCGAAAAAATTAGATGAAGCGGCCGAACGGGTCGGTGTAGATTTTTTGGCCGGATTTTCAGCGCTCGTACAAAAGGGTTTTACCAAAGGTGATCGGGCATTGATCGAATCCATTCCCGAAGCCATAGGTAGTACCAAACGCGTATGTTCGTCCATCAATGTCGGTTCTACCAAAGCCGGTATCAATATGGATGCCATTATTGCGGTATCCAAAGTCATCAAAGATTTGGCGCAGGTCACGGCGTCCGAGGGCGCGATCGGTTGTGCTAAGTTTGTCGTGTTTTGTAATGCGGTTGAAGACAATCCGTTTGTAGCCGGGGCATTTCACGGAGTGACGGAAGCCGAATGTACGATCAATGTCGGAATCAGCGGACCGGGTGTCGTACTGCACGCGATCAAACAAGCGCCGGATGCGGATCTTGGCGAACTCTCGGAAATCATCAAACGTATGACGTTTAAAATTACCCGTGCGGGGGAATTGATCGGCCGAGAAGTGGCGCGTCAGCAGAATATTGATTTCGGTATTGTTGATTTGTCTTTGGCTCCTACACCAGCGCCGGGCGACAGTATCGCGGATATTCTTGTTGCGATGGGACTTGAAGATGTCGGCGCATGCGGTACGACAGCGGCACTGGCGATGCTCAACGACGCCGTTAAAAAAGGCGGTCTCATGGCGTCGTCGTATGTCGGCGGTTTGAGCGGCGCTTTTATCCCGGTGAGCGAAGATCAAGGTATGATCGCTGCCGTAGAAAAAGGAAATTTGTCGTTGGAAAAATTAGAAGCGATGACCTGTGTGTGTTCGGTCGGTTTGGATATGGTTGCCGTGCCCGGTGATACGACGTGGGAAACAATCGCCGGTCTGATTGCGGACGAATCAGCTATCGGAATGATCAACAGCAAAACGACGGCAGTTCGCATCATTCCCGTACCCGGAAAAAAAGTCGGCGAATCCGTTGATTATGGCGGACTGCTGGGCAAA